The following is a genomic window from Deinococcus aerophilus.
GCACCACCACCTGGATCGCCTGGGTCCAGTGCGGCATCACGATGTGCCGGAACTCCTGCAGCGGGCTGGCTCCGTCCAGGCGGGCGGCTTCCAGCTGATCGTCGGGCAGGCTCTGCAGGCCGGTCAGCAGAATCAGCATGGCAAAGGGCGTCCATTCCCAGGTGATCATGGCGATGACGCTGGCCATCGGATACTGCGCCAGCCAGTCCACCGGCTGCCCGCCCAGCGAGGCCACCACCCACGAGAAGAAGCCGAACACCGGGTTGAGCAGCATGTTCTTCCAGACCACCGCCGTGACGATGGGCATCACCAGAAACGAGCTGATCATCAGGGTTCTCAGCAGCGTCCGGCCCGGAAAGTTGCGGTTGAGCAGCATCGCCATCGCGCCGCCGATCAGCAGGGTCAGAATCAGGGTGCCGCCCGCCAGGATCACAGTGTTCAGCACAACCTGCAGGTTCTGCGGGTTGGTCAGCAGCGAGGCGTAGTTGCCGAAGCCGATAAAGGGCCGCTCGTCCGGGATGACCAGGTTGTAGCGGAAGAACGAGTAGTACACCGTCATGAAGAACGGCACCTGGGTGGTCAGGATCAGGTACAGCATGGCCGGCCAGATCAGCGCGGCGGGAGTCAGGCGCAGGCCGCGTTTGGGTGCGGGCGGGCTGGCGGTCGTCGTGGTGGGGTGGGCAACGGTGGTCATGGAGGTCCCCTTGTCGCGGCGGTGGGTGGCGGCAATGGCGCCCGGGCGGTGGATGGGGGTCAGCGCGGCCCCTCGCGGTCAGCCGTCCTGTCCAGGAAAAGCCCGTCCAGGAAAAGATGGGGAGGAGTCCGGCAACGTTGCCCGGCCTCCTCCCCGTCTGTGGCCAGAAACGCCGGAGGTTACTTCTGGTAGCCGCCGTCCTTGGCGACCTTCTGGGCGGCGTTCTGCGCCTGCTTGAGGGCCTGATCCACGGTGGTCTGACCGCTGATGGCCCCGGCCAGGAACTGGCCCACCTGGGTGCCCAGCGCTTGGAACTGCGGAATGGCGACGTACTGGATGCCCGTGTAGGGAACGGGGTCCTTGGTGGCGTTGGTCACGTCGGCGCTGTTGATGGCGCTCAGGACCAGACCGCTGAACGCTCCGGCGGCCTTCTTGTAGTTGGGGTTGTTGTAGGTGCTGGTGCGGGTGCCGGGGGGAACCGAGGCCCAGGTGCCCTTTTCCTTGGCGACCAGCGCGATGTAGTCCTGGCTGGTGGCCCAGGTGATGAACTTGAAGGCGGCGTCCTCCTTCTTGGTGCTCTTGGGAATCGCCAGGTTCCAGCTCCAGTACCAGTGGTTGCCCTTGGGGGTGCCGGGGCCGACCGGCGCGTTGGCGAAGCCCACCGATTTGGTGATCTTGGAGCTGCTCGGATCGCTCAGGAAACCGGCGGCCACGGTGGCGTCCACCCACATGCCGCACTTGCCCTGGCTCATCAGGGTCAGGTTCTCGGTAAAGCCGTTGCCGGTGGCGCCGGGAGGGCCGTACTTCCGGATGGTGTCGACGTAGAAGGTCATGGCGTTCTTCCACGCCGGCGAGTTGAGCTGCGCTTGCCAGTTGTTGTCGTACCAGCGCCCACCGAAGGTGTTCACCACGGTGCTGAACACGGCGGCGTTCTCGCCCCAGCCGGGCAGCCCGCGCAGGCAGATGCCGTAAACGCCCTTGGACGGGTTATGGATCTTGGCCGCAAAGTTCTGGATCTGGCTCCAGGTGGGGCTCTGCGGCATGGTCAGACCGGCAGCCTTGAACAGATCCTTGTTGTAGAAGGTCATGCTGCTCTCGGCATAGAACGGTACGGCGTACAGGTTGCCGTTGACCGTCAGCGCCTTGCGGACCCCGGGGATAATGTCGTCGACGTTGTAACTCTTGGCAATCTCGGGGTTCTTGGCGAACATCGGGGTCAGCGGATCGAGCCAGCCGTTCTTGGCCCAGATCGGCACCTCGTATGCCCCCACCGTGGCGACGTCGAAGCCGCCCGCGTTGCTCGCGACGTCCAGCGTGACCTTCTGGCGCAGCTCGTTTTCGGGCAGCACCACCCATTTCACGTTGATGTCCGGGTACTTCTTGGTGAACTCCGGCGTCAGCTTCTGCATGGTCACCATGTCCGGGTTGTTCACGGTGGCGATCGTGATGGTGGTGGCCGCCTGGGCCGTGGCGGTCAGGGCGAGGCTGAGCAGCAACAGTCGTTTCATGAGAACCTCCGGGAAGGGGCGGGGTGGCCAGCAGGTCACCCGGCGAAAACGGCGCGGCGGCGATCACCCTGCCCCCAGGACGGGGGTCAGGGCGAGCCAGGTGGCCGCTCCACCCGGCTGTTCACTGCTGAACGGTTTCTATGCGTACAAATGGTCTCGTGACCATCAGTGAACCACACTCCCCTGGTTTTGTCTAGGGACTGCCGCGAGCGCCGCATGCCCATCTCCATGATCTCGTGGCCAGGAGCGGTATTTTCTGCCGCGCGGGTTGTGCCCTCCCGCCGGACAGCGGCCTCCAGATCCATCTGTACTACACTGGTCTCGTGTCCACCATCGAAGACGTCGCCCGGCTTGCGGGCGTCGCCCCCACCACCGCCAAACGGGCCCTGCGTGAGCCCGAAAAGCTCACGCCCGCCACGCTCGCGCGGGTGCAGCAGGCCATCGAGCAGCTGCACTACGAACCGGACCTGCGGGCAGGCGGACTGCGCGCGGGCCAGAGCAGCATCATTGGCCTGATCGTGGGCAGCATCCTGGAGCCGTTCTTTGCGCAGTTCGCCCGCACCGCCACGCGCGTGCTGGCCGACAGTGGCTATACCCTGATCATCAGCGAGAATGAGTACAGCGCCGCGCGTGAGCTCGAGGAGTTGCGGCGGCTGTACGGACTGCGGGTTGCGGGCATCATGCTGCGGCCCGGCTACGGCGCCGAGAGCCGGGATTATCTGACGCGCCTGACCGGACGCGGTGTGGGCATCGTCGAGTACGATTACGCGCCTCCCCACAGCCCCTACTCCAGCGTCACCCTGGACAACCCGCGCGCGATGTACAGCGCCGTCGAATACCTGCACGGCCTGGGGCACCGGCGCATCGCGGCGCTGGGAACCTACCACCCGGTCATTCACCCCGAGGAACGCAGCCGCACTTTTCCGGAAGCCATGAATGCCTGCGGTCTGCGCGTTTACCCCGAATACCAGCGCGTCACCCTGCTCACCGAGGACACCGCCTACTCCCTGACCCACGAACTGCTGGGCCTGCCGCAGCCGCCCACCGCCCTGATCGCCCTGGCCGGCACCCAGGCCATCGGGGCCTACCGCGCAATCCGGGAGCGCGGCCTGCAGATCCCGGGCGACCTGTCTTTGCTCACCTTCGACGATTACCCGTGGACAGCCCTGGTTGAGCCGCCCATCACGGTCATGGACCAGCCGGTCGAGGAGATGGCGCGGGCCACCACGGCCCTGATGCTCGCGCACCTGGAAGGTCAGCCGGTGTCCGAGCACCGCATGTTCCCCAGCCGCCTGATCGTGCGTGGCAGCACCGCTCCGCCGGCGGCCGCCCTCGCCGCGGCGCACGGCCGCGCGGCGGGCTGAGGCGGGGCCTGCCCGCATGAACGTTCGGTGGAGACGGCGCTTGCCGGGAAGCGCCGCACTCCGGCATGCTGGGGAACGTGGCCCGCCCCATCCGGCGGCGCACTGGCCTGACGTCCGCATCCCGCACCGCTCTTTCCCAGGAGGTTTGCCATGAATTCAGCCCAGACCCTGACCGACCAGACCGCCGTCGGCACGAACAAGTTGCAGCAGCTCAAGGCCGTCTCGGTGGTCGTGGCCGACACCGGCGACATCGAGGCCATCCGCGAGTACCAGCCGCGCGACTGCACCACCAATCCGTCCCTGATCCTCAAGGCCGCGCAGCTGCCCGCCTACGCTGGCCTGCTCTCCGAGGCGCGCGGCTGGCTGCGCGACGGCCAGAGCGTCGACGACGTGATTGACCGTCTGACCGTCCGCATCGGCACCGAGCTGACGCGCATTGTGCCCGGCGACGTGTCCACCGAGGTGGACGCCCGGCTGTCCTTTGACCGGGACGCCATGCTGCAGCGTGCCCGGCACCTGATCGCGCTGTACGAGCAAAACGGCGTGGGCCGCGAGCGCATCCTGATCAAGCTGGCCGCCACCTGGGAAGGCATCCGGGCCGCCGAGGTGCTGGAGAAAGAGGGCATTCGCTGCAACCTGACGCTGATCTTCGGGCTGACCCAGGCGATTGCCTGCGCCCAGGCCGGCGCCTACCTGATCTCGCCCTTCGTGGGCCGCATCACCGACTGGTACAAGAAGAGCACCGGCACCCAGACGTACTCGGTCGAGGAAGACCCCGGCCTGAACTCGGTGCGGGAGATCTACGCGCACTTCAAGGCACACGGCTACCCCACCGTGATCATGGGAGCCAGCTTCCGCAGCGCCGCGCAGGTGGAAGCCCTGGCCGGCTGTGACCGCCTGACCGTCAGCCCGCAGCTGCTGGGCGAACTTGCCGCCGATACCGGCCCGCTGACAGTGAAATTGAACGCCGAGATGGGCAGCGAGAAGGAAGACGCCATCACCGAGGCGCAGTACCGCTACAGCCTGGCCGAGGACGCGATGGCGGGCGAGAAGCTCAACGAGGGCATCCGCTCGTTTGCCGCCGACACCGAGAAACTGGGAGCCCTGCTCGCCAGCCCGCAGGCGTAGGCGTCCGGCGTCCGGGGAGGTGCGGCGAGCGGTTTTTCGTCGTCTCCCCGGGCATCCAGCCTACGCAGTGTGCGGACCTATTCGCCGGTGCGTGCCCGCCGTTTCTGAAAGGCTCCGGTGAGCAGTTCGGTCACGTACTCCCGGGTGAAGGGCATGCCGCTGGCCTCGGCGGCGCTGATCTCCTCGTCGCGGTTGTAGGTCAACCGGACATATGTGGCGCTGTAGCCGGGACCGTCCGAATCAAATTCCAGGATCAGGTAACACGGCAGGGTGCTGTCCAGCGGGTTGCCCACCGAACCGCAGTTGATCAGCGGACGGCCCTCCACGTCCAGCAACAGGGCCTCGTGCATGTCCGCATATACCAGGGCGTCCGCGTACTGGGTCAGGCCGAACTGCGGACTGGGCGCAAAGGCGTCGATCTGGTCCGAGAGGCTGCTGTGCGGATACAGGCGGTGAAACAGGCCGCGGCTGCTCGCGTGGACAAAACGCCACCACGCGCCGCTGAACTGTTCCTCGATGCCGTAGGGCAGGGCTTCTAGGTAGCTCAGGTCCCCCGGCGTGAGCTTGCTGCGCGGCCACAGGTCCTGAGGCCGGTGGCTGGCTCCGGCGACGCGGGCGTCCCAGTTGCCCTGGATCACGCGGCTGGCGTGCGCCTGGGTCCACTCCAGCACCTCCCGCGGGCGCGGGCCCTTGCCCACCAGGTCGCCCAGCACCCACAGTTCGTTCAGGCCGCGCCGCTCCGCATCCGCATGTACCGCGAGCGTGGCCGCCAGATTGGCGTGCAGGTCCGCGAGGATGGCGAGGCGAATCATGACCCTGAGTCTAGAGCAGCCCGCCTGACCGCTTTCATGCAGTCTGTAAGCAGCCCTTTAGATGCGGGAGGAGTGCCGCGCTGCGTGCGCCAGGAGCGGTTCCCAGCCGCACCCCGGGCCGGCTCAGCCCAGTTCGTGATACTGCCCCCGGAAGTACAACAGCGGATCGTCATCGGTGTAGCGGCTGTATTCCACGTAGCCCAGAAACAGCGTGTGGTCCCCGGCGGGAATGACCTCATGTTTGCGGCATACCAGCTGCGCCACGCTGCCGCCGATCAGCGGCAACCCCTCGTGCGTGAACCACGGCACCGACTCCTCGGGGCCGGGGCGGCCGGCGAAGTGGTCACTGAGGTGACGCTGCGCGGCGCTCAGGACGTTGACTCCGAAGTGCGTGACGCGCTCCTCGCCCAGCAGGGCGTACATGGAGGCGCGGTGGTCCACGCTGACCAGAATCAGGGGCGGGGTCAGGCTGACCGATACGAAGGCGCTGGCGGTCATGCCCCGGCGGGTCTCGCCGTCGCTCGCGGTGATGACGGTCACGCCGCTGGCAAAACGGCCCAAGGTCTGGCGAAATTCCAGCGGAGTCACGCCCGGCTGCTGTGGTCCGGTCGCGGTGGGTTCACGAGAGGTCATGGGGCGAGTTTACCTGCCCTTACGGGGCAAGCAGCCCTCAGGGCTGGGACGGCGCGGCCGCAGGCTCGGCCAGGGAAGCCGGCAGCGCCGTGACCGGCCGCAGGTCCCGCACCGACAGGTCAGGCAGGCGCACCACGCCGCGTTCGGGCACCCGGTCGACCCAGCGCTGACCGCTCACGCGCACCTCGGTCAGGCCGGTCGGCAGCGCGGCGAATCCGTAGTAGCCGCTGCCGTCGGTGCGGGTCTGGGCGACCACCACCCCGTTCTGAAGCGCCTCGACCATCCGGAAGCCGGGTACCGGCGTGCCGGTGATGCGGCCAAGCAGGCCACGGGTCGTGGGCGGCTTCTCCTTCCAGGGAATGGGCGTGGCGAGCACGGCCCCCGGCGCGGTCAGCAGCTTTTGAACCGCCGTGAGGCCCTGCGCGGTGGTCTCGCGCTGGCCGTACACGTCCGCCGTGGGCGTGCGGTACGAGTACCCCACCCAGCCCAGACCCGCCCCCACGCTGCGCGCCGCCTGGGCCGCCGTCACGGGAGCGCCATTGAGGTACATGGCCGTTCCTGCGGCCACACCCGCGCTCGCGCCGTCCGGGCGGGCGAGCACGCTGCGGGCAAAGCGGTTCCAGCCATCGAACCACTCGCCCTGCTCGCCCACCACGTCCCGCTTGTAGTTCATCAGCACGTTCAGGTCAATCAGGCCGTCGCGCATCCAGCCGGGCCAGTCCTGCAGCACGTCGCTGTAGGTGCGGGTGCGCCGGAAGGCCGCCAGATCGCCGGGCTGCGGCGGGGCCTGATAGGTGATGGTCGCCGCCGTGATCCACGCGTCGGGGCGCAGGGTCTTGACCTCCAGCGTCACGCGGCGCACCACATTGGTCACCTGCTGGCGCTTCCATTCGGCCCACAGCGGGTCGTTGACCCCCGGCGTCCCGGCGCGGCCCGTCTCGGCGCGGTAGCGGGCAAGCACCTTGGGGTCATAGCCCCACACGTCGCCGTCGGGGTAGCGGATGCGGTCAAGCTGCACACCGTCCACGGCGTAATTCCTGACCAGACTGACGATCGCCTGGGTCACGTACTCGGCGGCCTCGGGAATCGCCAGATCCAGCCAGCCGTCACGGCCTCCCTCCTGCCAGCTGCCGTCCGGGCGGCGGGCCATCCACGACGCCGCGCCGGAGGTCGGCCCGTGCGTGCGCGAGATGTGCGCCGGGTTGGTGTTCGGGGCCAGCACGTTGGCGATGCCCGTGACACTCACCCAGGCGATCACACGCATGCCCCGCGCATGGGCCAGCCGCACGACGAGCCCCAGCGGGTCCAGATCCTTTTCCAGATCGGCGTCGGTGACCACCGGAACGCTGGACTTGCGGCACAGGCAGTCGGCCCGCCGGATCGCCTGCACGAACAGGGTGTTGACGCCCATACGCGCCGCGTCCTCCACCATCGCCTGCACCTGCGCCCGCGTCTTGAGGCCTGGCCCGAAGGCGTCCACCCACAGGCCACGGACCGCACTGCCCACCACCGGCCTGGGTGACAACGGTTTCGGCAGGTCGGGGGCCGGCTTCTCGGGCAGGGACCCGGCCGGCGGCGGAGTGGTCACGGCTCCAGGGAGGGGTGCGGCGGGCAGCGGACCGGGAGACGTGGGGGGAGGCAGCACCGGCTCCAGCACCGGGAGGGGGGGCACCTCCGGCGCGGGCGCCGGGCTTGGGCTGGCAGAAGCGGGAGCCGCGGGCGGCACTTCGGGCGCGGCCGTGTCCTGCGCTGGGCTCCAGCCGCCCAGGCCAGTCCCGAGGGTGAGCAGGAAGGTCAGCAGTGCCGCGCGGCGCAGGGGAGGAAGCGTCATGGTCTTGTCCAGCAGGCTAGCGCACCCCGCACCCCGGGGGATGAAGGCACGCCGCCGCCGTCCCTCCCGGTGCCTTCCGCCCCCAGCAACGGTTCCGCCCGCGCCTTCGCCCAAACCCGGCCCCGGTGCGTGTTGGCGTGCCGGGGCACCATCAGTTCAGGGAGCTAAAGTTATGAAGAGACCGCTGCTGCTGGCCGTTCTCGGTTCACTCGCGCTCGCATCCTGCAACCGCATGGCGGCCCCCGACGTGTCGGGCACCACCAAAACCGCTCCCTTCATGGCCATGCTGACCAGCGTTGATGCCGACAAGAGCTCGGCCGGCACCCCAAGTACGTGGACCTGACCCCAGCGAGCACAGGCCGCCCGGAAAAGGGCGGCCTTTCTTGTTTACTGCCTTTCTGGCGGCATGCCCCGGCGGGCCGGGCGTTAGGCCTCCGCGTCCTCGTCAGGCTCGTCCTCCGCGGCCGTGGCGGGCACCGGATTGCGGTTCTTGCCGATCTCGCGCACCCGGCCATTGAATCGGCCCTTGATCTCCTCGTACATGGGATGGGCCCGGATGTCCCCGGGACGTGAGGGGGCCGC
Proteins encoded in this region:
- a CDS encoding metallophosphoesterase family protein, whose translation is MIRLAILADLHANLAATLAVHADAERRGLNELWVLGDLVGKGPRPREVLEWTQAHASRVIQGNWDARVAGASHRPQDLWPRSKLTPGDLSYLEALPYGIEEQFSGAWWRFVHASSRGLFHRLYPHSSLSDQIDAFAPSPQFGLTQYADALVYADMHEALLLDVEGRPLINCGSVGNPLDSTLPCYLILEFDSDGPGYSATYVRLTYNRDEEISAAEASGMPFTREYVTELLTGAFQKRRARTGE
- the tal gene encoding transaldolase; protein product: MNSAQTLTDQTAVGTNKLQQLKAVSVVVADTGDIEAIREYQPRDCTTNPSLILKAAQLPAYAGLLSEARGWLRDGQSVDDVIDRLTVRIGTELTRIVPGDVSTEVDARLSFDRDAMLQRARHLIALYEQNGVGRERILIKLAATWEGIRAAEVLEKEGIRCNLTLIFGLTQAIACAQAGAYLISPFVGRITDWYKKSTGTQTYSVEEDPGLNSVREIYAHFKAHGYPTVIMGASFRSAAQVEALAGCDRLTVSPQLLGELAADTGPLTVKLNAEMGSEKEDAITEAQYRYSLAEDAMAGEKLNEGIRSFAADTEKLGALLASPQA
- a CDS encoding flavin reductase family protein, encoding MTSREPTATGPQQPGVTPLEFRQTLGRFASGVTVITASDGETRRGMTASAFVSVSLTPPLILVSVDHRASMYALLGEERVTHFGVNVLSAAQRHLSDHFAGRPGPEESVPWFTHEGLPLIGGSVAQLVCRKHEVIPAGDHTLFLGYVEYSRYTDDDPLLYFRGQYHELG
- a CDS encoding glycoside hydrolase family 10 protein; amino-acid sequence: MTLPPLRRAALLTFLLTLGTGLGGWSPAQDTAAPEVPPAAPASASPSPAPAPEVPPLPVLEPVLPPPTSPGPLPAAPLPGAVTTPPPAGSLPEKPAPDLPKPLSPRPVVGSAVRGLWVDAFGPGLKTRAQVQAMVEDAARMGVNTLFVQAIRRADCLCRKSSVPVVTDADLEKDLDPLGLVVRLAHARGMRVIAWVSVTGIANVLAPNTNPAHISRTHGPTSGAASWMARRPDGSWQEGGRDGWLDLAIPEAAEYVTQAIVSLVRNYAVDGVQLDRIRYPDGDVWGYDPKVLARYRAETGRAGTPGVNDPLWAEWKRQQVTNVVRRVTLEVKTLRPDAWITAATITYQAPPQPGDLAAFRRTRTYSDVLQDWPGWMRDGLIDLNVLMNYKRDVVGEQGEWFDGWNRFARSVLARPDGASAGVAAGTAMYLNGAPVTAAQAARSVGAGLGWVGYSYRTPTADVYGQRETTAQGLTAVQKLLTAPGAVLATPIPWKEKPPTTRGLLGRITGTPVPGFRMVEALQNGVVVAQTRTDGSGYYGFAALPTGLTEVRVSGQRWVDRVPERGVVRLPDLSVRDLRPVTALPASLAEPAAAPSQP
- a CDS encoding ABC transporter substrate-binding protein: MKRLLLLSLALTATAQAATTITIATVNNPDMVTMQKLTPEFTKKYPDINVKWVVLPENELRQKVTLDVASNAGGFDVATVGAYEVPIWAKNGWLDPLTPMFAKNPEIAKSYNVDDIIPGVRKALTVNGNLYAVPFYAESSMTFYNKDLFKAAGLTMPQSPTWSQIQNFAAKIHNPSKGVYGICLRGLPGWGENAAVFSTVVNTFGGRWYDNNWQAQLNSPAWKNAMTFYVDTIRKYGPPGATGNGFTENLTLMSQGKCGMWVDATVAAGFLSDPSSSKITKSVGFANAPVGPGTPKGNHWYWSWNLAIPKSTKKEDAAFKFITWATSQDYIALVAKEKGTWASVPPGTRTSTYNNPNYKKAAGAFSGLVLSAINSADVTNATKDPVPYTGIQYVAIPQFQALGTQVGQFLAGAISGQTTVDQALKQAQNAAQKVAKDGGYQK
- a CDS encoding carbohydrate ABC transporter permease; amino-acid sequence: MTTVAHPTTTTASPPAPKRGLRLTPAALIWPAMLYLILTTQVPFFMTVYYSFFRYNLVIPDERPFIGFGNYASLLTNPQNLQVVLNTVILAGGTLILTLLIGGAMAMLLNRNFPGRTLLRTLMISSFLVMPIVTAVVWKNMLLNPVFGFFSWVVASLGGQPVDWLAQYPMASVIAMITWEWTPFAMLILLTGLQSLPDDQLEAARLDGASPLQEFRHIVMPHWTQAIQVVVLMETIALLQVYGEIYGSTSGGPGLATTNLPYFIYQKAFAEYNIGLASAAGVITVILTNILAIYLLRMINRTNITNKGG
- a CDS encoding LacI family DNA-binding transcriptional regulator, with product MSTIEDVARLAGVAPTTAKRALREPEKLTPATLARVQQAIEQLHYEPDLRAGGLRAGQSSIIGLIVGSILEPFFAQFARTATRVLADSGYTLIISENEYSAARELEELRRLYGLRVAGIMLRPGYGAESRDYLTRLTGRGVGIVEYDYAPPHSPYSSVTLDNPRAMYSAVEYLHGLGHRRIAALGTYHPVIHPEERSRTFPEAMNACGLRVYPEYQRVTLLTEDTAYSLTHELLGLPQPPTALIALAGTQAIGAYRAIRERGLQIPGDLSLLTFDDYPWTALVEPPITVMDQPVEEMARATTALMLAHLEGQPVSEHRMFPSRLIVRGSTAPPAAALAAAHGRAAG